The Acidobacteriota bacterium sequence GGATGCTCTGGGTGGTCAACGAGATGCGCAAGAACGGCGATCTCCCCAAGGACATCGTCTTCAAGACCTCGGCCCACCTCGGGCACTGCAACCCGGCGTCCGTGAAGCTGCTGTCCGACCTCGGCGCCGACAGCATCAACCCGATCCGCGACCTGCAGATCCCGATGCATGCGGCCCTGCGCCAGGCTGTGGACACCCCGCTGGACGTGCACACCGACAACCCTCCGGGATCGGGCGGATTCATCCGCGTGTACGAAGCCCCCGAGATCGTCCGCGTGGCGGCCCCGGTACATCTCAAGACCGGCAACTCCGTCATCGGCGGTCACGGCGAAATGACGGGCGCTGCGGAAGGGAAGAGAATGGCGGAACAGGCGGCCATCGTCGTCGAGATGGTCAAGCGCTTCTATCCGGAATTCAAGCAGTCCGCGAAGCGAACGCCCGACATGTGCATCCCGGTTGTTTAAGTTCCACCCTTTAAGCGGAATCTGATTCCGAAGAACAGGAGGAATCATGGGTAGCAAATGGGGTGACTGGGGTCCGTGGGAACTGCCCCCCAAGGGCGGTCAGATGGAAACCCCGGGAGTCTATCTCCAAACCATGAACATGACGCAGATCAACGAGCGTCTCAAGACGAACGACCTGATCATCGTTCCGGTCGGAAGCAC is a genomic window containing:
- a CDS encoding peptidase, with the protein product MIFEQTRKAMKRLGLPEGDAFDLPSSTKRFPDGAHFRIECPTVNSSATVAALLDRSTEMGITINRITETFGMFRHTAQEIKEYCKLCNEYGCELLLSTGPRATYDTGATVLSPQGVRVSYRLRGMEQVLRAIEDIKRGYELGCRGFLAYDEGMLWVVNEMRKNGDLPKDIVFKTSAHLGHCNPASVKLLSDLGADSINPIRDLQIPMHAALRQAVDTPLDVHTDNPPGSGGFIRVYEAPEIVRVAAPVHLKTGNSVIGGHGEMTGAAEGKRMAEQAAIVVEMVKRFYPEFKQSAKRTPDMCIPVV